ATTTCAATGAGTCCCTGGGTTGCTCTAAGAAAAAGGAAATCTGGGTTATACTGCATCAGCCCTGCAGCCTCCCTGTAATGGGCTTAATAAAACACTGTGGGTTAGCAGGTTAGTAATCACAGGGGGAGGGAAGTTGGAGAGTTTTAATTTGGTGGAGTAGACTCAGAGGGCTTCAGAAgactctcttttctttcctgttttcttatatttataACATCCATCCTAACCCTCTGATCCGTCTCCTTTCAGAGGCCATCAACTGTCTAAATCAGGCCATCGATATTTACACCGACATGGTAAGATCTGACCCAAACACTGCACTGCTCGCTGCTGTAACCAGACTTATCTCTGAATAACACTCAGTGAATGTGTGCTGTTTATGTTGGTTACAGGGTCGCTTCACTATCGCAGCCAAACATCACATCACCATTGCAGAGATTTATGAGTCTGAGCTGGTCGATATTGAGAAGGTATGTGGCAATAGGTGTTCTCTGACTGTGTCTGCTTTATATTATGCTAGTTATAATCATAATGTTTcctaatgttttctttattacaAATAAATCCTGTGTAGTTTTAGTAATTTAAATATGAGATATGATGTCCTGTGCTGACTGGTCTCTTGTTTTCAGGCCATCGCGCACTATGAGCAGGCAGCAGATTACTACAAGGGAGAAGAATCTAACAGGTACATGTGCCAGTTGAAGTGATAGTGCATGTTCAAAtaagacagagaaaacacacacgtaTCAAGGGTTTAAGGTCTTTATTTGTCACAACAGGGCTGCATAATGACCAACAGAGAATTTAAAGTGAAAGCTCAGGCtgataaacattttttactttcagGCAGTGTACTCAGGGGGGAAGACAGCAGTAGGTTATCATGTTAGATTATCTGTAGACTGatggttttgtttctttgtttgtgtttcagctcaGCCAACAAATGTCTCCTGAAGGTGGGACACTACAGCGCTCAGCTGGAGCAGTACCAGAAAGCTATTGAAATCTATGAACAGGTAACAGCTGAAAGCACACACTTTTTCAAATAACCATAATATATATACAACAACTGTACAGATGAATCCCATTAAAAATATCTCATGCACATTTGTTACAAAAGAAAAGTAATTTTTGGTTTGAGTCATGTTTAGACAGAGGTTGTAGACACTATATTGTTTTGTAAGATGTACTTGGAGTGTTTAGgattctgaaatgtaaaggAGTATTTTTCATTTGGGTCTGTAtgtgaattgaaataaaaacattcaaacaaaaatatataattccACAGCCTCcagtaaaacacagaaaacattcaAGCTGGGatacaaatgtttaaataaaaggGATTTATAACAAAGCCCTTATCATGATAAAGACATCTTGTCCTActgcttgttttgtttcaggTCGCCATGAGCACAATGGACAATCCTCTGTTGAAGTACAACGCCAAAGAGTATTTCTTCAAGGCTTCACTCTGTCACTTCATAGTAGATGAACTGAACGCTAAGGTAACACACTGGACACACGACACAATACTatactatacaatacaatactttaCCAGATAGTactaaactgtgtgtgtgtgtgtgtgtgtgtgtgtgtgtgtgtgtgtgtgtgtgtgtgtgtgtgtgtgtgtgtgtgtgtttcagttggCCATTGAGAAGTATGAGGAGATGTTTCCAGCCTTTTCAGACTCCAGAGAGCTCAAACTGTTAAAGGTAAACTTCTCTTTATCTCAgtgttgttaaaatgttgttATACTATGTGCAACCTAACActtcaatgttttaaaaatattctgTTGTTAGATAAGTATAGGTGAGTATATAAAGAGTATTTCTAGTGtcatttttttgtgaatttaGCATTCTGGGGGCACCTGAAATTTTTTCAAAAGGTCATGTCTGCTAATGTTATGATCATTAAAGTCTAATAGGTCCAACGTGGGAACTCAAGTCTGTGAATTTTTAGAACACCATTTCCACATTTTCATATGATGTAAATAATAAAGTGTGAACTTTCTTTAAATTGCCTCTTTAACATAGTCAAGATAAAGTAAGgcaacatttttcatgtttacTCGCCACAGAAACTCCTAGATGCCCACGAGGAGCAGAATAGTGAGGCGTTCACGGAGGCCGTCAAGGATTTCGACTCAGTGTCTCGTCTGGACCAGTGGTTGACCACAATGCTGCTCCGCATCAAAAAGACCATCCAGGGAGACGCTGGGGACCTGAAGTAGATATATTATGAGACAAGGGGGGAGTAAAGGAGGGAGACATGGGGAGAGAGGGCGTTAAAAAGAATATATAGATATGGGTAGAGTGGGCTGGATTATGAGAAGAAGGAAGGGGGAGTGTGAGGATGTGTTTTGGTGGAGAAAAAAGACATATGGGAGATGAGGCAGGGAGGGTGGGACTGAGGGAGTTTACAGTTGTACATATCAGTCTGCATGTGCCCCCCCACTAGCTAAGCATCACCTTTAAACCACCTTTAGACCACCCTGTGCCCCTGCTCCCACAGTATTGCTCTTGTAACACGAGACTGAAATGtactaaaaaagaaagagtggaaatgaaaagtgtgtgtgagaaagagtgtgtgagagtgtgtgtctgtgtgctgaaGTGAGGTAAATTATACTGTTTGATGGGAAAGTGTGCAGCTCATCTCAGATTTAAGGATATATATGACTGAAAATGGATGATAATGTTATTTATgagattattaatatttattgtcAATACTGAAGATATAATTTATTGTTTATTCTGGTGCTCAGTGTTACGATTTGGCTTAATATTTTAGGTATTAGCCCCTCTCCTTTTTAACTCtccctcacctcctctcctcagcagttcttcctccccctcctcctctcccccctcaTCCTCCCCTCACCCCTACACCCCCTGTCAAGTCAGTACTATCACCCATTGTGATTGGTTAGTTCTTTGTGTTCTGGCCAATGGTTGGTCGTTGCAGTCAACCTGCAGTGCTCATTCCAGTCTCTGCCTTGTTTGTGCATGTCTGTTGTCATGTTGATGTACGTGTTCTCTGTGTTGTGCTAATGTGTGAAGAACATACATGTAGCCTGGTATCATTTGTGTGGAATCAGTAAATATGTACCTCAGATACCgagttgaaataaaacatcaatcAATATGTCTGTCTATTTTTCGTTTATTAGcttatttgttcttttatttatatatatcagGCATGCAGAAGGAATACAAGTGGAGGGTTCTGAGCTCACTCAAAGTTGTTCTGATAAGATTATGGTACTGTGCACCATGTTTTATGCACTTCATACAATTCCGGGGGGTTCAAGGTTATATAGATGGCGATTTTATGGATAGACCTAACGGCAAATCTGGGCATAAACCACCACAGCAAAGACAGAAAGGCTAAAGCAACTTTTGGGATGCTTGTAGTGTAACAGAATTCTGcaattaaagttagaattctgagattaaagtcagaattctgactcttttctcaaaataacaatgataaaaatatatattggaccttaattttttcCCTCCaatgattaaaatcagaattctaagattaaagtcagaattctgacttttctcataataataataataataataacaataataataataataattattattatatatatatcattttttGAGTGGCCTTAATCCTCATCAAATTGCGGGAGACCGGAACATAAACGATGgagagaccatagactgtagggGAGACAGATTTCTACAGAACACTTGTAGCGTTGTACCCATAATGCATTTCGGTGGATTTCTACGATAGACGCTTCCGGTGTGGTGCACGTTCGTTCCTCCCTCGcatttgtctgtgtgttggGTTAACTTTGAGTGTAAATATTGAACGCTAGTTATCATAATAACTGGCGTTGGATCTATCATAACAGATTTACAGAGGGAGGTGAGATCAACAGGCCGCCAAGATGCCGAGAATTATGATAAAAGGAGGCGTCTGGCGCAACACTGAGGTACGTGTTTACATGGCTAGCTGCGTAATGCTAACCACTCATAGTAAATAGACGTGGGTAGATTAGCATTAAGCTAGCTGCTTCGTTAGTGGCTAAGTTCGCAATGCAAGAACATCTTAAGTGTTGCTTCCAGTTTTATCGAAATAATTGATTTCATGCTTGTATGAAGTTGTTCAATTAGTAACGTATTTAGTCAGTAAAGTTACCTACCGCAATATGAAACAATACTACAGCCTGCAACATTTAAGACATGATGTTAGCATGTATGTGAAGTGACAAAAGTATTCTGAATGCGTGACAGGATTAGGATTGCCCCATGGTGATAATGGAAAGCATGTTATTTGTGTTATCGAAGTCACGTCTGATTAACACATGTGGTTATATATTAAAGATGTGTTTGCACCTGTGTTTTGTTCGACATTTTCCAATCTGCCCACTTCTGCAGGATGAGATCCTCAAGGCAGCGGTGATGAAATATGGGAAAAACCAATGGTCCCGTATTGCCTCTCTGCTCCACCGAAAGTCTGCCAAACAGTGTAAAGCCAGATGGTAAGTCTTGATAGAAAGTCACGAGAGGGGACATTTGAAGTTGCATTGCAATTCTTATCTAAAACTGTGCTCTTCATCAAATTTCAACGTGTTTCGTTAAATAAAATCCAAAGAAATCAACACACTGAAGGGGCATTGctaccaagagttccagggtcttttagccccagaactactttcccctgaactaaaaggttcctgtgcccccattgttttctgcgtttcgaccgttggctgaagtcccgggtagattgtgcaactcaggccagtgacgtatggagaaatatatatatattaaataatatcttattaaaaaactaaactagtttgcattcccaggaactccctctgtgttacaacaactgtgtaaactccacaaacacacgttacgttcaaccgaaagtcccaggacctctgaaaagtactacccccaaagcagcgactgttcagggggagattaactacccctgaactaaatttagaccctggttcctccggtcgaaatgcacatagttcaggggtaaagtccctagttccagggtaaagttcctgcggtcgaaaaacgcctttaggtGAAGTTGGTGACTAAGGAAGATCTGTAAAACTCCTTTTTTGGAGATTTGTGATTGTTCATCATGTGTTTTGTACATATGGGCCTTTGTGTAACAGTCTTTGTGTTATCTTATGCATTAATTCCTCAAACTGAATGTTGTAAACAttgcctttgtgtttgtgtgcaggtaCGAGTGGTTGGATCCTAGTATTAAGAAAACAGAATGGtccagagaagaggaggaaaagctgCTTCACTTGGCCAAGCTGATGCCCACTCAGTGGAGGACTATTGCTCCTATCATAGGACGTACTGCTGCCCAGTGTCTGGAGCACTATGAATACCTGCTGTAAGATTCATACTTCtttatataaaacacattttcacatgCTTAAAGTTTCAGTGTCGTTGAGGCACTCTCTCCACAACCTTGATTGTGACTGTAGCTGAATTTGAAGCATATTCCTGTACAACTTAACTGAAGAGTATTATGATTACCACAGATACTGTTGATTCacagtttgtatttgtgtgtttagaGACAAGGCAGCACAAAGAGACAATGAGGAAGAAGTGGGAGATGACccaaggaagctaaaaccagGGGAGATCGACCCAAATCCTGAAACTAAACCTGCCAGACCCGACCCTGTGGACATGGACGAAGGTTTGTTTTCACATCAGAAAATATTGGGAGTGACAGACTGTTTTACAGAAACTTTAATTTGATGATCTACCCTTTCTCcaggtctttttctttttctcttatgCTCAATTAATTCTGGAGCTAAATATGCTGCAGtaataataacataacagtTCAAGCCCATCATGCAAGAGATGTTTTAATGTATTAGCTTTGCCTGCCTGTAGATATATTAGACCACAGTTTGACCTTcatcatatacagtatatgtagaGCACAAGTGCCTTgtgtatattaaaa
This genomic interval from Notolabrus celidotus isolate fNotCel1 chromosome 4, fNotCel1.pri, whole genome shotgun sequence contains the following:
- the napba gene encoding N-ethylmaleimide-sensitive factor attachment protein, beta a → MDNSGKEKEAMQLMAEADKKVKASGSFLGGMFGGNHKVEDACEMYARAANMFKMAKNWSAAGNAFCQAARLHMQLQNKLDSATSFVDAGNAYKKADPQEAINCLNQAIDIYTDMGRFTIAAKHHITIAEIYESELVDIEKAIAHYEQAADYYKGEESNSSANKCLLKVGHYSAQLEQYQKAIEIYEQVAMSTMDNPLLKYNAKEYFFKASLCHFIVDELNAKLAIEKYEEMFPAFSDSRELKLLKKLLDAHEEQNSEAFTEAVKDFDSVSRLDQWLTTMLLRIKKTIQGDAGDLK